Within the Campylobacter sp. CNRCH_2014_0184h genome, the region TTCAATGTTAATTATTTTTGGAGTTTTAGTGATATTTGATTTATTGGTGTTTTTATCTTTGTGTGTAAAAAATAAAACTAAAAGAATTCCAAGTATAATAACAATAACTAAAGCAATAATCAAAAATACAAAAAGAGAATTATTCATTTAAAACTTTCCTATAATTTTTTTGCATAAGATTTTTTGAAATAACTTGCTATGCTTAATGCCACCATAAATAAAAAGCCCCAATACACATAATCAGGAATTTTTACTGAATCTCCTGCTGCGTAAGAGTGCATACCAGTTAAAAAGTAATTTACTCCAAAATAAGTCATAATAATCACCCAGTATGCAAACATAGAGCAAACTGCAAAAGTGTATTGATTTGCCCATTTTGGCACCATTCTAATGTGTAAAATAGCCGCATAAACTAAAATACTAATTAAAGCCCAAGTTTCCTTAGAATCCCAACTCCAATATCTTCCCCAGCTTTCATTTGCCCATATAGCACCTAAGAAATTTCCAACTGTAAGTAAGCAAAGTCCTAAGATCATAGCCATTTCGTTGATTCTTGTTGCTTCTGTAATATTTCTTAAAATATTTTCATTATGCTTACCATTGATTTTTAGCATGCATAGTAAAACAAGTACAAATATACCTAATAATGCACATAGTCCTAAAAACCCATAGCTAGCAGTAATAACTGAAACATGTATAGTTAGCCAGTATGATTGCAACACAGGAACTAAGTTGGTAATTTGTGGATCCATTTGGCTAAGATGAGCTACACCTAAAGTAACCCCTGCTAAAATAGAAGTTAAAGAAAGTGCAATAGGGCTTTTTCTGGAAAAGAAAATTCCAGATAATGATAAAGCCCAAGCTATATAAACCATACTCTCATAAGCATTGCTCCATGGTGCGCGACCTGCTATATACCAACGCAAAGCCAAACCTAAAGTATGGATGAAAAATGCCACGATATTAAATACATAAACACATTTAAAAATAAAATCAATGCGTATTTTTGGCAGTAGCATCTTAATAAAAACTATAATTAAAAGCAAAAATCCAGCACAAAGATAAAGAGGGGTAAGATTTACAAAAATTTGACTTTTATTGAAAAAGATTTCTGTGCTAATTTTTTTAGCACTAGGCATAACTTCATGGCCGTATTTTTCTTGGTAATTTTTGATAACATTTAAGTTTTTAGTTGCTTCATCCCAGTTATTATGTACAATGGAATTACTAACTGCATTAAAATAGTTTTCTAAAATACTTTTAACTTCTGCACCTTCTTCACCTTTTAATCCTATATAAGCTTCACGTGGTGCCACCCATTGATTATTTGTGCTATTTTGTAAAGGAATAAATCTAAAAATATCACCTGAGAAAATTAAATTTACAATATTAACCCTTTCATCAAGCTTGATGATTTCTTTATCAAAAACACTTCTGCGGTTTGGATTTTTTCTATTAGCATTTTCTACATATTTTTGTAGTTTATATGAATCTGTAGTGAAAAAATCTTTAAAACTAGTATAGGTTCTAGGCTCAATTTCTAAAATTTTAGAAATTTCTTCATTAACCAAACGACTGCTCGGCATAAAAATAATATCTTTATCATACCATGCACTACCATCAAAAATCATCGATATGATTGTTGCTTCAGCGCTTTGCCCTTGGAATGTCGTTGTTTTATGTATTTTTTCTAAAACTTCCATGGCTAAAGTATTAAAAGGAACCATTCTACCATCAGGCTTTTGCACTATCAAAGAAGCAAGTTCTTTAGCGTGTGCTTCATCTACCTTGATAGGCTCATTTGCGTAAGTATTTTGGCCTGCAAATAAAACTAATATAAAAGCCAAAATAGCACTTGTTTTTTTTAGAGTGTCTTGGTTGATTAATTTAGCTAAGGTTCTAAATCTTGAATGAGGATTTAAAATATTTAAAAACATTCCTAATGTGAGTAAAAAATATCCTATATATGTAGGAATTTTACCCGGATCTTTATTGACTGAAAGTATGGTGCCAAGTTCATCTTGATCGTATGAGCTTTGGTAAAATCTATAACCTTGATAATCTAAAACATTATTCATGAAAATTTTATATTCTAGTTTCTTATCAGCATTGTCAATTTCTACATAACTTGCATAAGACATAGGCGACATCGAACCAGGATAACGTTCTAATTCAAAGTCTTTTAGGTACATTTCAAATGGCATTTCTATTCCTTTAGGACCCCATCTTAAAAAGAAAGGTTGACCTGCTACATCAATGCGAATAGGTGAGTTGTATTCTACTAGGAAAACTTCTTTAGATTCTCCTTTGTAGCTTAGTTTTAATTTTAAAGCATTAATAGCATTTTCTGAAAGTTGAGTTGGCATATATTTAGTGCTTTGTGCAAAATCTTTGAAATTATTTAATAAAG harbors:
- the ccsB gene encoding c-type cytochrome biogenesis protein CcsB, which gives rise to MKKQLLAFGDIKISIFLFLIFALFCALATFIESAYNTPTAWAMIYSSSWFGFIQLILGINLLAALFKYKMFNKKKIPLLIFHISFLFILLGSAMTRYMGFEGNLHIRENEKNNIIETSKSYIYIATLKDDKVYSASKSEYIATLPFVNDFSFDLILPNEKAQIAYENLILDAKEIYIDDNNSAPLLSLMLSQNNESKELLFQAGDIENINGVNIAFLNDSVPSPYIKIDKDLKLSADFDLKYMSMSDGKENILKANQKAQAKDLRLYSFNDINLVVKFASLHGKKTLEGINQAQDESFFTWFKNSWIELGRNALISLFGEAKYWNNSLLNNFKDFAQSTKYMPTQLSENAINALKLKLSYKGESKEVFLVEYNSPIRIDVAGQPFFLRWGPKGIEMPFEMYLKDFELERYPGSMSPMSYASYVEIDNADKKLEYKIFMNNVLDYQGYRFYQSSYDQDELGTILSVNKDPGKIPTYIGYFLLTLGMFLNILNPHSRFRTLAKLINQDTLKKTSAILAFILVLFAGQNTYANEPIKVDEAHAKELASLIVQKPDGRMVPFNTLAMEVLEKIHKTTTFQGQSAEATIISMIFDGSAWYDKDIIFMPSSRLVNEEISKILEIEPRTYTSFKDFFTTDSYKLQKYVENANRKNPNRRSVFDKEIIKLDERVNIVNLIFSGDIFRFIPLQNSTNNQWVAPREAYIGLKGEEGAEVKSILENYFNAVSNSIVHNNWDEATKNLNVIKNYQEKYGHEVMPSAKKISTEIFFNKSQIFVNLTPLYLCAGFLLLIIVFIKMLLPKIRIDFIFKCVYVFNIVAFFIHTLGLALRWYIAGRAPWSNAYESMVYIAWALSLSGIFFSRKSPIALSLTSILAGVTLGVAHLSQMDPQITNLVPVLQSYWLTIHVSVITASYGFLGLCALLGIFVLVLLCMLKINGKHNENILRNITEATRINEMAMILGLCLLTVGNFLGAIWANESWGRYWSWDSKETWALISILVYAAILHIRMVPKWANQYTFAVCSMFAYWVIIMTYFGVNYFLTGMHSYAAGDSVKIPDYVYWGFLFMVALSIASYFKKSYAKKL